The proteins below are encoded in one region of Fimbriimonadaceae bacterium:
- a CDS encoding ROK family protein, which yields MSSRCVVGVDLGGTNVRAQAIDQAGRAMGERVEIPSRAQAGVEETVAATAEAIRAAVGNAAGPVEAVGVAVPGFIDAGEGVVRWAPNFGKAHEGVFHYWTDVPFGRLLHEILGLPVTLGNDANCAALGEYSYGSGKGEANCLVLVTVGTGIGGGVVLGRRATQGGVGPALLLGGNQGGAELGHIVIRQNGLDCNSGAYGSLEAYCQRDAIVRRAQHRLRRGRTSLVREMVADIADVTPRHLAEAAHKGDEMALEVWSEVGAALGAGLGSLINIFAPDVLAVGGQIGKVGAPLLLPAIAEARNTAIPALFADCRILTAEQIDDAGLLGAAALALAALPQ from the coding sequence TTGTCGAGCAGATGCGTCGTAGGAGTCGACCTCGGCGGCACCAACGTGCGCGCCCAAGCGATTGACCAGGCTGGCCGGGCCATGGGCGAGCGGGTCGAGATCCCCTCCCGAGCGCAAGCCGGGGTCGAAGAAACGGTCGCGGCCACCGCGGAAGCGATCCGTGCCGCCGTCGGCAACGCGGCCGGGCCGGTCGAAGCAGTCGGCGTCGCGGTTCCCGGCTTCATTGACGCGGGCGAGGGGGTCGTGCGCTGGGCCCCGAACTTCGGCAAGGCCCACGAGGGCGTGTTCCACTATTGGACGGACGTGCCCTTCGGCCGCCTCCTCCATGAGATCCTCGGCCTCCCCGTGACGCTGGGCAACGACGCGAACTGCGCGGCGCTCGGAGAATATTCCTATGGCTCGGGCAAGGGCGAGGCCAATTGCCTCGTCCTTGTGACTGTGGGCACAGGCATTGGCGGCGGCGTCGTCCTGGGGAGGCGCGCGACCCAAGGCGGCGTGGGCCCCGCGCTGCTCTTGGGCGGGAACCAGGGGGGCGCCGAACTCGGCCACATCGTCATCCGCCAGAACGGGCTGGACTGCAATTCGGGCGCTTATGGGTCGCTGGAGGCCTACTGCCAGCGAGACGCCATCGTCCGCCGGGCCCAGCACCGCTTGCGGCGGGGTCGCACTTCGCTGGTCCGCGAGATGGTCGCGGACATCGCCGACGTGACGCCGAGACACCTGGCCGAAGCCGCCCACAAGGGCGACGAAATGGCGCTCGAGGTGTGGTCCGAGGTGGGCGCCGCCCTGGGGGCCGGGCTCGGATCCTTGATCAACATCTTCGCGCCGGACGTGCTGGCGGTCGGCGGCCAGATCGGCAAGGTCGGCGCCCCGCTTCTCTTACCCGCGATCGCGGAGGCCCGTAACACCGCGATCCCGGCGCTCTTCGCCGATTGCCGCATTCTCACCGCCGAGCAGATCGACGACGCCGGGCTGCTCGGCGCGGCCGCCCTGGCCTTGGCGGCCTTGCCGCAGTGA
- a CDS encoding deoxyguanosinetriphosphate triphosphohydrolase — MADIRDEIEAKEAEFLGPFGQQAAASQGRERPEPPDPVRTAFMVDRDRVLHSKPFRRLKHKTQVFVAPAGDHFRTRLTHTLEVAQIARTVSRALRLNEDLTEAIALAHDLGHTPFGHAGEEALHTALLQAGHTEGFRHSAQSLRVVEVLTPLNLTWETRQGIAGHSKGAADLTDLDGEPTSTLEAAVVRVSDRIAYLAHDLDDAVRSGIVQTVPKSLAALGETHGERVGRLVGDVIEHSRESPAVRFSPPVLTLANELKTWLFENVYLRYTDLDPDIVKAQNVVRALFDHYQKPDTLPPGFDGVQGAVDYVSGMTDRFAIADFQRLFVPTGLSQRLDRLA, encoded by the coding sequence GTGGCGGACATTCGTGACGAGATAGAAGCGAAGGAGGCTGAGTTCCTTGGCCCCTTCGGCCAACAGGCCGCGGCTTCGCAGGGGCGAGAGCGGCCCGAACCGCCCGACCCTGTCCGAACTGCCTTCATGGTGGACCGGGACAGGGTCCTCCACTCCAAACCGTTCCGCCGGCTGAAGCACAAGACCCAGGTGTTCGTCGCCCCAGCCGGCGACCACTTCCGGACCCGGCTGACCCACACCCTGGAAGTCGCCCAGATCGCGCGCACCGTCAGTCGTGCGCTCCGCCTGAACGAGGACCTGACCGAAGCGATCGCGCTTGCCCACGACCTGGGGCACACCCCCTTCGGCCACGCCGGTGAAGAGGCCTTGCACACCGCGCTGCTCCAAGCGGGGCATACAGAGGGGTTCCGCCACAGCGCCCAGAGCCTGCGCGTCGTGGAAGTTCTCACGCCCCTGAACCTCACCTGGGAGACGCGCCAAGGGATCGCCGGGCACAGCAAGGGCGCGGCCGACCTCACGGACCTTGACGGCGAACCGACCAGCACGTTAGAAGCCGCGGTCGTCAGGGTCAGCGACCGCATCGCCTACCTCGCCCACGACCTGGACGACGCCGTTCGGTCTGGCATCGTCCAGACCGTTCCGAAGTCCCTCGCCGCACTCGGCGAGACGCATGGGGAAAGGGTCGGCAGGCTGGTCGGAGACGTCATCGAGCATAGCCGCGAGAGTCCTGCCGTCCGGTTCTCCCCGCCCGTGCTGACCCTCGCGAACGAGCTCAAGACTTGGCTCTTCGAGAACGTCTACCTTCGCTATACCGACCTAGACCCTGACATCGTCAAAGCGCAAAACGTCGTGCGGGCGCTCTTCGACCACTATCAAAAGCCCGACACCTTGCCGCCTGGGTTCGACGGCGTGCAAGGCGCGGTCGACTACGTGAGCGGCATGACGGACCGGTTCGCCATCGCCGACTTCCAGCGGCTCTTCGTGCCGACCGGGCTGAGCCAGAGGCTCGACCGGCTCGCCTAG
- a CDS encoding right-handed parallel beta-helix repeat-containing protein: MTAAIAFALMASAPEIKLRPGMVLTKSCRVQTADYLLPSPDSSGKQGVVTIKGDDIEVDFQGATLRGTKATVAPDERSGTAIRVQGRNITLRNVKVHGYKIGLYAQDARGLKILDSDFSYNWRQRLKSTVEREDLEDWMSYHHNEADEWLRYGAAIYLRGCDGFKVRGVTVTGGSCALMMTNCNNGLVVNNDFSFNSAVGIGLYMSSENKIVHNKLDWCVRGYSHGVYSRGQDSTGFLVYEQSNSNLFAFNSATHGGDGFFLWAGQTTMDTGEGGCNDNVVYGNDFSHSPANGIEATFSRNKFVNNLLVECGNGVWGGYSYDTLIAGNVIALNGSGVAIEHGQFNDIFHNTFAKNRTDIRLWSNPTAPDPNWGYPKFRDTRNIGTKITDNFFAPPAGRVALLERGKNIEFSNNVMADEAEPVARDVENFVQSSNVRPRGIFLTDKLPGYKPDPYPVDDRMVSDPSADEIVSRWRYDSWSPTEMPVNNFDLMRGEPLQRLLGMRQAPLIGGQDAMLPRGALRGRKYIIVDEWGPYDFRRPLLRHRHWEKGDSLTFDVLGPKGRWRVKSVRGGKLEKQSGTVPGTLRFTPDRSSGVIDRRIELEYAGGKTVDARGIMTPAGKSVAFVWEDRRIELAWDVAFWKWQQLGPDPKTPPNLDAVAQGEPVLREKRPALDFATSGSPAKGVPADHFLTVAETKTRGLSGSFDLSVTSDDGVRLYVDGRGVIDEWHYQGPTTFTKVVTLRQGSVVRIEHFEIDGYTTLQVQLTPRR; the protein is encoded by the coding sequence ATGACTGCGGCGATCGCATTCGCCCTTATGGCCAGCGCACCCGAGATCAAGCTTCGGCCAGGCATGGTTCTGACAAAGTCTTGCCGGGTGCAAACGGCCGACTATTTGCTGCCCAGTCCCGATTCCTCCGGCAAGCAGGGCGTGGTCACGATCAAGGGCGACGACATCGAGGTTGACTTCCAAGGTGCGACCCTGAGGGGGACCAAAGCGACTGTCGCCCCCGACGAGCGGTCAGGAACGGCGATCCGCGTCCAGGGCCGGAACATCACCCTCCGGAATGTGAAAGTCCATGGCTACAAAATTGGACTTTACGCGCAAGATGCGCGCGGCCTGAAGATCCTCGACAGCGACTTCTCCTACAACTGGCGGCAACGCTTGAAGAGCACGGTGGAGCGAGAAGACCTCGAAGACTGGATGAGCTACCACCACAACGAGGCGGACGAGTGGCTGCGCTATGGGGCAGCGATCTACCTGAGGGGTTGCGACGGCTTCAAGGTGCGGGGAGTGACCGTGACGGGCGGCAGTTGCGCCCTCATGATGACGAACTGCAACAACGGCTTGGTCGTCAACAACGACTTCTCATTCAATAGCGCCGTCGGCATCGGTTTGTACATGTCTTCAGAAAACAAGATTGTCCATAACAAGCTGGACTGGTGCGTGCGGGGCTATTCCCACGGCGTCTATTCCCGAGGGCAGGATTCCACCGGGTTCTTGGTGTACGAACAGTCCAACTCTAACCTATTCGCCTTTAACTCAGCGACTCATGGCGGAGACGGATTCTTCCTTTGGGCGGGACAAACGACCATGGACACGGGGGAAGGCGGCTGCAACGACAACGTCGTCTATGGAAACGATTTCAGCCACTCGCCCGCCAACGGCATCGAGGCCACCTTCAGCCGTAACAAGTTCGTCAACAACCTCTTGGTCGAGTGTGGCAACGGGGTCTGGGGCGGCTACAGCTATGACACGCTCATCGCCGGGAACGTCATCGCCTTAAACGGGTCCGGGGTCGCGATCGAGCACGGGCAGTTCAACGACATCTTCCACAACACGTTTGCCAAGAATCGGACCGACATCCGCCTGTGGTCAAACCCGACCGCGCCCGACCCGAACTGGGGCTATCCCAAGTTCCGTGACACCAGGAACATCGGCACAAAGATCACGGATAACTTCTTCGCACCACCGGCCGGGCGAGTCGCCCTGCTTGAGCGCGGGAAGAACATTGAGTTCAGCAATAACGTGATGGCTGACGAAGCCGAGCCGGTCGCAAGGGACGTCGAAAACTTCGTCCAGAGTTCCAATGTCCGCCCCCGGGGGATTTTCCTGACGGACAAGCTACCAGGTTACAAGCCCGATCCCTACCCGGTTGACGACAGGATGGTGAGCGATCCTAGCGCCGATGAGATCGTTTCTCGTTGGAGGTACGACTCCTGGAGCCCCACGGAGATGCCCGTGAACAACTTCGATCTCATGCGCGGAGAGCCTCTCCAACGCTTGCTCGGAATGAGACAGGCGCCCCTGATCGGCGGTCAGGACGCGATGTTGCCTCGGGGCGCCCTGCGTGGCCGCAAGTACATCATCGTCGACGAATGGGGCCCTTACGACTTCCGCAGACCGTTGCTTCGCCACCGACATTGGGAGAAGGGCGACAGCCTCACTTTCGACGTGCTCGGCCCTAAGGGCAGGTGGCGCGTCAAGTCCGTCCGAGGCGGAAAGCTCGAGAAGCAATCGGGCACGGTGCCCGGCACGCTTCGGTTCACCCCGGACCGGTCCAGCGGCGTGATCGACCGCCGCATAGAGCTGGAATATGCGGGTGGGAAGACGGTCGACGCAAGGGGCATCATGACGCCTGCGGGCAAGTCGGTCGCCTTCGTTTGGGAAGACCGCCGCATCGAACTCGCCTGGGACGTCGCGTTCTGGAAGTGGCAGCAGCTCGGCCCCGACCCGAAGACCCCGCCAAACCTAGATGCAGTCGCGCAGGGCGAGCCGGTGCTGAGAGAAAAGCGTCCCGCCCTGGACTTCGCGACCTCCGGGAGCCCGGCGAAGGGCGTCCCCGCGGACCACTTCCTGACCGTCGCCGAGACAAAGACTCGCGGCCTCAGCGGGAGCTTCGACCTGAGCGTGACGTCCGATGACGGCGTGCGCCTCTATGTCGACGGCCGGGGCGTCATCGACGAGTGGCACTATCAGGGGCCGACCACGTTCACGAAGGTCGTCACCCTGCGGCAGGGAAGCGTGGTCCGGATCGAACACTTCGAGATCGACGGGTACACGACCTTGCAAGTGCAACTGACGCCCCGGCGCTAG
- a CDS encoding CBS domain-containing protein — MTLREVLHAHVPTLTDQSTVRDAVDKMDVYQFPALAVLDQDGYPMAILTEGDLCRAVGSHSSLMAIAAEPAVRFATPSPTVESPDTEVSDALHRMISQGITMLPVVEDDRLSGVVLRVDLMQAILLDAEPAETP; from the coding sequence GTGACGCTTCGCGAGGTTTTGCACGCCCATGTGCCGACCTTGACCGACCAAAGCACCGTGCGCGACGCCGTCGATAAGATGGACGTCTACCAGTTCCCGGCCTTGGCCGTGCTGGACCAGGACGGCTATCCCATGGCGATCCTCACGGAAGGCGACCTCTGCCGGGCCGTCGGGAGCCACAGCAGCCTCATGGCGATCGCCGCAGAGCCGGCCGTACGCTTCGCCACGCCGTCGCCGACGGTCGAATCGCCCGATACCGAAGTCTCGGACGCCCTCCACCGGATGATCAGCCAGGGCATCACCATGCTGCCCGTCGTCGAGGACGACCGGTTAAGCGGCGTGGTGCTGCGAGTCGACCTGATGCAGGCCATCCTCTTGGACGCCGAGCCTGCTGAGACACCCTGA
- the bcp gene encoding thioredoxin-dependent thiol peroxidase, whose product MVAEGQLFPDFVLKDQDGNTVTRQDIAGAHAVVYFYPKDDTSGCTKEACEFRDAMPQFKGVRVIGVSPDSEASHKRFAGKYGLNFTLLADKDRALATAAGVWVEKSMYGKKYMGVERSTFLLDAEGRVVKAWQKVKPEGHAAAVLAATKGGQ is encoded by the coding sequence GTGGTTGCCGAAGGCCAGCTTTTCCCAGACTTCGTCCTGAAAGACCAGGACGGGAACACCGTGACGCGCCAAGACATCGCAGGGGCGCACGCCGTCGTCTACTTCTATCCGAAGGACGACACGAGCGGGTGTACAAAGGAAGCCTGCGAGTTCCGCGACGCCATGCCCCAGTTCAAAGGCGTCCGCGTGATCGGGGTCTCCCCGGATAGCGAAGCCTCGCACAAGAGGTTCGCCGGCAAGTACGGTTTGAACTTCACACTCCTTGCCGACAAAGACCGCGCCCTCGCCACCGCGGCGGGGGTCTGGGTGGAAAAATCCATGTACGGCAAGAAGTACATGGGGGTCGAGCGTTCGACCTTCTTGCTGGATGCGGAAGGGAGGGTCGTCAAGGCTTGGCAGAAGGTTAAACCGGAAGGGCACGCGGCCGCTGTCCTAGCCGCGACCAAGGGCGGGCAGTAG
- the panB gene encoding 3-methyl-2-oxobutanoate hydroxymethyltransferase gives MKEAGELIVCLTAYDEPGGSMAEEAGVDVVLVGDSAATTVHGHPTTLPITLEETLTHVRAVAKGVERALLVADLPFGSYGAGVAQAVESACELAKAGAQAVKFEGPLLEEVRAVVRIGLPVMGHLGMTPQSVNEFGGHKVQGRDGGEDILRAAKELEEAGAFAIVLELVPAELGRRISQEVKVPTIGIGAGPWCDGQIQVFHDVLGLGTRSFKHAKVYLEGRRLITEALAKYVAETRKGEFPTEENSF, from the coding sequence ATGAAGGAGGCGGGCGAGCTTATCGTCTGCCTCACCGCCTATGATGAGCCGGGCGGATCGATGGCGGAAGAAGCGGGCGTCGACGTCGTCTTGGTCGGCGATTCGGCCGCCACCACCGTCCACGGTCACCCCACCACGCTTCCGATCACGCTCGAGGAGACCCTGACCCACGTGCGGGCCGTCGCGAAGGGCGTGGAGCGGGCCCTTCTCGTGGCCGACCTTCCTTTCGGCTCTTACGGGGCGGGGGTCGCGCAGGCGGTGGAAAGCGCCTGTGAGTTGGCCAAGGCCGGCGCACAGGCCGTCAAGTTCGAGGGCCCGCTGCTGGAAGAGGTGCGCGCAGTTGTGCGGATCGGCCTGCCCGTGATGGGGCACCTGGGCATGACCCCCCAATCCGTCAACGAGTTCGGCGGGCACAAAGTGCAGGGTCGGGACGGCGGCGAGGACATCCTGCGCGCGGCAAAGGAGTTGGAGGAAGCGGGCGCCTTCGCGATCGTCTTGGAACTGGTGCCGGCCGAGCTTGGGCGGCGAATCTCGCAGGAGGTCAAGGTTCCCACGATCGGCATCGGCGCGGGGCCCTGGTGCGACGGCCAGATCCAGGTGTTCCACGATGTGCTCGGCCTGGGAACGCGGAGCTTCAAGCACGCAAAGGTCTACTTGGAGGGCCGTCGGCTGATTACGGAAGCCCTCGCCAAATACGTCGCAGAAACCCGCAAAGGGGAGTTCCCCACCGAGGAGAATTCGTTCTGA
- the panC gene encoding pantoate--beta-alanine ligase encodes MNPTQFGPGEDFDAYPRTFEEDLALLEEAGATAVFAPTAEDFYPYQTTKVLVEDVSEGFEGSARPTHFAGVSTVVAKLFLTSTPDRAYFGLKDLQQCAVVRRMVRDLGFGLKLSFVETVREPTGLALSSRNRYLSPENRILAAQMYITMHALATRLAAQGTLDSQAVVDAKSLLTERGFEVEYLAVVDPLSMKEPAELAPDARIVCAARYAGVRLIDNVPILENAQEA; translated from the coding sequence GTGAACCCGACCCAGTTCGGCCCGGGGGAGGACTTCGACGCCTATCCGCGGACGTTCGAAGAGGACCTTGCGCTCCTGGAGGAGGCGGGGGCCACCGCCGTTTTCGCACCGACCGCCGAGGACTTCTACCCCTACCAGACCACCAAAGTTTTAGTCGAAGACGTGAGCGAGGGCTTTGAAGGGTCGGCGCGACCGACGCATTTTGCGGGCGTCTCGACCGTAGTCGCAAAGCTCTTTTTGACTTCCACGCCCGACCGCGCGTATTTCGGCCTTAAGGACTTGCAACAATGCGCCGTGGTACGCCGCATGGTGCGCGACCTAGGATTTGGCTTAAAACTTTCTTTTGTCGAGACGGTTCGAGAACCTACCGGACTTGCCCTTTCGAGCCGCAACCGCTATCTTTCGCCAGAAAATCGGATCCTTGCCGCACAGATGTATATCACAATGCATGCGCTTGCCACGCGCTTAGCCGCTCAGGGGACTTTAGACTCACAAGCGGTAGTGGATGCGAAGAGTTTGCTCACGGAACGCGGTTTTGAAGTGGAATACCTTGCCGTTGTCGACCCGCTTAGCATGAAAGAACCAGCGGAATTGGCCCCCGACGCGCGCATTGTGTGCGCAGCACGATATGCCGGTGTGCGCTTGATCGATAACGTTCCGATACTAGAAAACGCACAAGAGGCTTGA
- a CDS encoding MFS transporter, translated as MESEGRGMMERLARSPALRALRYPDFRILWFGAFISFIGSQVQTLAQGYLVFDLTGNAGQLAMVSFAMTLPISFFGPFAGVVSDLFDRRLLLFATSAVNAVGPLFLGLTLLFGKVQYWHFLVVSVVSGIVACVELPTRQAVVRNVVDERDLSSAIPAQASTFNLARVVGPALGALIYKFLGPAACFLFNGVSFFALAFAAFLIKSDLRAVVKRTEPIRDLIFEGMRFTLKDPSLRLLFLMESAASVFGTFYISLMPAMARNLLGLDETGLGQAFSFVGAGAIVGLVLAASISHLPYKALTVHAAMVVLGFALLGLTLAHSVWVAFPLFFVLGMATILQFNTTNTLFQLLAPPKLRGRVLSMHMWAIAGVAPIGIFVFGWAAELFGLRSSIGAAAGILILLSALALTQWGVVREPDYEALRGGPERG; from the coding sequence ATGGAGTCAGAGGGCAGGGGAATGATGGAGCGGCTCGCCCGCTCTCCTGCGCTCCGGGCCTTGCGCTATCCGGACTTCCGCATCCTCTGGTTCGGGGCGTTCATCTCCTTCATCGGATCGCAGGTCCAGACCCTCGCCCAGGGCTACCTGGTCTTCGACCTGACAGGCAACGCGGGGCAGCTCGCGATGGTGTCCTTCGCCATGACCCTGCCGATCTCGTTCTTCGGGCCTTTCGCGGGGGTCGTGTCCGACCTCTTCGACCGTCGACTTTTGCTTTTCGCGACATCCGCCGTGAACGCGGTGGGCCCGCTGTTCCTCGGCCTCACGTTGCTTTTTGGCAAGGTGCAGTATTGGCACTTCTTGGTGGTCTCGGTGGTCTCGGGCATCGTGGCCTGCGTCGAGCTGCCGACCCGGCAGGCCGTGGTCCGCAATGTGGTCGACGAGCGGGACTTGTCCTCTGCCATCCCGGCCCAGGCTTCGACGTTCAACCTGGCCCGCGTCGTGGGCCCAGCCCTGGGCGCGTTGATCTATAAGTTCTTGGGGCCGGCCGCGTGCTTCCTCTTCAATGGAGTCAGCTTTTTCGCCCTTGCTTTTGCCGCATTCTTAATCAAGTCCGACCTCCGCGCCGTGGTCAAGCGGACCGAGCCCATACGCGACCTCATTTTTGAAGGGATGAGGTTTACACTGAAGGATCCATCGCTCCGTTTGCTCTTTTTGATGGAATCTGCCGCCTCGGTTTTTGGCACCTTCTATATTTCTCTTATGCCTGCCATGGCTAGAAACCTCTTGGGGTTGGACGAGACAGGGCTGGGCCAAGCCTTCAGCTTTGTCGGGGCCGGGGCTATTGTCGGGCTCGTGCTGGCCGCCAGCATAAGCCACTTACCCTATAAGGCTCTAACCGTGCACGCGGCGATGGTGGTCTTAGGTTTCGCCCTCTTGGGTTTGACTTTGGCCCACTCGGTTTGGGTCGCCTTCCCGCTTTTCTTTGTTTTGGGAATGGCAACGATCCTGCAATTTAACACCACAAACACGCTCTTCCAGTTGTTGGCCCCGCCGAAACTGAGGGGCCGTGTGCTTTCTATGCACATGTGGGCGATCGCTGGGGTCGCCCCCATAGGAATCTTCGTCTTTGGATGGGCGGCGGAACTCTTCGGCCTTCGTTCCTCGATCGGGGCGGCGGCAGGCATCCTGATCCTGTTGTCGGCGTTAGCCCTTACCCAATGGGGTGTCGTCCGCGAACCGGACTATGAAGCGCTGCGCGGCGGGCCGGAAAGAGGCTAG